The following are encoded in a window of Myxocyprinus asiaticus isolate MX2 ecotype Aquarium Trade chromosome 17, UBuf_Myxa_2, whole genome shotgun sequence genomic DNA:
- the LOC127454847 gene encoding MAP3K12-binding inhibitory protein 1-like, with the protein MSHPTRHRDVFKDSFCSVIESLTEFGTKLKVGDGVLYIRSNTSKVNISELQPSHVYTCLQQHISKLQSMSVTLKHIVDSEGHPGPGNIESRLASRREIAETSEQMVVDSQLVSPTSQNNTVHEEYNMTQTDDNVQIKAGKFEIERRISAFIERKQLEINENNAREFCNVIDCNQEDSCARTDAVFIPYPGFKSHVKVTRVVNTYGPQTRGVHAELGDQQQSFNSRECGNTAIEERLHNMEAHLKLSAACPVPQSVYQRLKKLEDRILELEGLFPDYFHSTNYSHKRPKASMLQSYSLAELGRSVPSKLL; encoded by the exons ATGTCACATCCTACAAGACACCGGGATGTGTTCAAAGACTCCTTCTGCTCTGTTATTGAGTCTCTCACTGAGTTTGGCACAAAG CTTAAAGTGGGTGATGGAGTGCTGTACATAAGGTCCAATACCAGCAAGGTGAACATCTCTGAGCTTCAGCCATCACATGTGTACACCTGTTTACAACAGCACATCTCCAAGCTACAG TCGATGTCTGTAACCCTGAAGCACATAGTGGATTCTGAAGGCCACCCCGGCCCAGGCAACATTGAAAGCAGGCTGGCCTCCAGGAGAGAAATAGCAGAAACATCTGAGCAGATGGTGGTTGACTCGCAGCTTGTTTCTCCTACATCTCAAAACAACACTGTCCATGAGGAGTATAACATGACACAGACCGATGACAATGTGCAGATCAAGGCTGGTAAATTTGAG ATTGAACGTAGGATATCTGCATTTATAGAGCGCAAACAGCTGGAGATCAATGAAAACAATGCGAGGGAGTTTTGCAATGTGATCGACTGCAATCAGG aaGACAGTTGTGCAAGAACCGATGCAGTCTTCATACCATATCCTGGTTTTAAGAGTCATGTTAAAG TGACACGTGTGGTGAATACATATGGACCCCAGACCAGAGGGGTGCATGCTGAGCTGGGTGACCAACAGCAGAGCTTCAATAGCAGAGAGTGTGGGAACACTGCCATTGAGGAGAGGCTCCATAACATGGAAGCTCACCTAAAACTTTCAGCAG CATGTCCTGTTCCTCAAAGCGTTTATCAGCGGCTAAAGAAACTTGAAGATCGAATTCTGGAGCTTGAGGGTCTTTTCCCGGATTACTTCCACTCCACA AATTACTCACATAAACGACCTAAAG
- the LOC127454846 gene encoding thyroid transcription factor 1-like has product MSMSPKHTTPFSVSDILSPLEESYKKVSMEGNNLGAPLASYRQPQVTQAAMQQHHMGHNGTVPAAYHMTAAGVSQLSHTAMGGYCNGNLGNMSDLPAYQDGMRGSTTATSWYGTNPDPRFSTISRFMGSSSGMNMGSMSTLSSLADVGKGMGPLTSTARRKRRVLFSQAQVYELERRFKQQKYLSAPEREHLASMIHLTPTQVKIWFQNHRYKMKRQAKDKVSQQQLQQDGGSCQQQQQSPRRVAVPVLVKDGKPCQGSSHTPNTGIQNHHHQGGNVMIMSNNSSSVGQHHQSQQVGSTGESPDLGQHAASPPSLQTQVSGLSHLNSSGSEYGAALPCSALLYGRTW; this is encoded by the exons ATGTCGATGAGCCCTAAGCATACGACTCCTTTTTCTGTATCCGATATCTTAAGTCCTCTCGAGGAGAGCTACAAAAAAGTGAGTATGGAGGGGAACAACTTGGGGGCTCCTCTTGCCTCGTACAGACAGCCCCAAGTCACGCAAGCGGCGATGCAGCAGCACCACATGGGCCACAATGGAACAGTACCCGCTGCCTACCACATGACTGCAGCTGGAGTTTCCCAGCTGTCACATACAGCCATGGGGGGCTACTGCAACGGGAATTTGGGCAACATGAGCGACCTGCCGGCCTATCAAGACGGCATGAGAGGCAGTACTACAGCCACCAGCTGGTACGGAACGAATCCTGACCCACGCTTCTCCACAA TCTCTCGTTTCATGGGCTCCTCGTCCGGTATGAATATGGGCAGCATGAGCACTCTAAGTTCATTGGCGGATGTTGGCAAAGGGATGGGTCCCCTGACCAGCACAGCTCGAAGGAAGAGACGAGTACTCTTCTCCCAAGCGCAGGTGTACGAGCTTGAGCGACGATTCAAGCAGCAGAAGTATCTCTCCGCGCCGGAGAGGGAGCATCTGGCGAGTATGATTCATTTGACTCCAACCCAAGTTAAAATTTGGTTTCAAAACCACCGATATAAAATGAAAAGGCAGGCCAAGGACAAAGTGTCCCAGCAGCAACTGCAACAAGACGGTGGCTCCTGTCAGCAGCAGCAACAGTCTCCACGGCGGGTGGCTGTGCCAGtgttggtgaaagacggaaagcCATGCCAAGGCAGCAGCCATACTCCCAACACTGGTATTCAAAACCACCATCACCAGGGGGGAAACGTCATGATTATGTCCAATAACAGTTCTTCAGTGGGCCAGCATCATCAAAGTCAGCAGGTAGGCAGTACGGGAGAGTCTCCAGATCTGGGTCAACACGCTGCAAGCCCCCCATCTCTCCAAACCCAGGTATCTGGCCTGTCACACCTGAACTCCTCCGGGTCCGAGTATGGAGCTGCCTTGCCCTGCTCCGCTCTGCTTTATGGCAGGACATGGTGA